One window from the genome of Osmerus eperlanus chromosome 1, fOsmEpe2.1, whole genome shotgun sequence encodes:
- the slc6a6b gene encoding solute carrier family 6 member 6b isoform X1, whose amino-acid sequence MKEIMAQKEKLQCLKDFHKDTLKPSPGKSPGTRPEDEAEGKPPQREKWASKLDFLLSVAGGFVGLGNVWRFPYLCYKNGGGAFLIPYFIFLFGGGLPVFFLEVALGQFTSEGGITCWEKLCPIFTGIGYASVVIVSLLNIYYIVILAWGLYYLFQCFQPELPWARCNQPWNTPNCVEDTVRKNKTLWLAANVTNFTSPVTEFWERNVLSISSGIDDLGPVKWDLALCLLAVWVICFFCIWKGVKSTGKVVYVTATFPFLMLIILLIRGVTLPGASVGIKFYLYPDLARLKDPEVWIDAGTQIFFSYAICLGAMTSLGSYNKYKYNCYRDCLLLGALNSGTSFVSGFAIFSVLGFMAQEQGVDIADVAESGPGLAFIAYPKAVSMMPLPTFWAILFFIMLLLLGLDSQFVEVEGQITSLVDLYPSFLRKGYRREIFIAIVCSVSYLLGLSMVTKGGMYVFQLFDYYAASGVCLLWVAFFECIAVAWVYGADNFYDAIEDMIGYRPNPWMKWSWTVITPALCVACFVFSLVKYKPLTYNKIYEYPDWSIGVGWTLALASMICIPMVVVIKIIQSDGPLIERIKAVAAPVRGGASSRPADHNHGKSGELGYPLDPNGNKGLMKPTHTIVETMM is encoded by the exons ATGAAGGAGAT CATGGCACAGAAAGAGAAGCTGCAGTGTCTGAAGGACTTCCATAAAGACACTCTGAAGCCCTCCCCAGGCAAGAGCCCGGGCACGAGGCCCGAGGACGAGGCGGAGGGAAAGCCGCCCCAGAGGGAGAAGTGGGCGAGCAAGCTTGACTTCCTGCTCTCCGTGGCCGGCGGCTTTGTGGGTTTAGGCAACGTGTGGCGCTTCCCTTACCTCTGCTACAAGAacggtggag gtgcATTTCTCATTCCGTACTTCATCTTCCTGTTTGGAGGGGGACTTCCTGTTTTCTTCCTGGAGGTGGCGCTTGGGCAGTTCACCTCCGAGGGCGGCATCACCTGCTGGGAGAAACTCTGTCCCATCTTTACCG GTATCGGCTATGCCTCCGTCGTGATCGTGTCTCTGCTCAACATATACTACATCGTGATCCTGgcctggggcctgtactacctGTTCCAGTGCTTTCAGCCTGAGCTGCCCTGGGCGCGCTGCAACCAGCCCTGGAACACCCCCAACTGCGTGGAGGACACCGTCCGTAAGAACAAGACCCTCTGGCTGGCTGCTAACGTCACCAACTTCACCTCCCCAGTCACCGAGTTCTGGGA gCGTAATGTGCTGTCCATCTCCAGCGGTATTGACGACCTGGGGCCCGTCAAGTGGGACctggctctctgtctgctgGCCGTCTGGGTCATCTGCTTCTTCTGCATCTGGAAGGGAGTCAAGTCCACTGGAAAG GTGGTGTACGTCACAGCAACCTTCCCTTTCCTCATGCTCATCATCCTGTTGATCCGTGGCGTGACGCTGCCCGGCGCCTCCGTGGGCATCAAGTTCTACCTGTACCCAGACCTGGCTCGCCTCAAGGACCCCGAG GTGTGGATCGACGCGGGGACCCAGATCTTCTTCTCCTACGCCATCTGTCTCGGCGCCATGACGTCCCTGGGAAGCTACAACAAGTACAAATACAACTGCTACAG GGACTGTTTGCTGCTGGGAGCCCTCAACAGCGGTACCAGTTTTGTGTCTGGCTTCGCAATATTTTCCGTCCTGGGCTTCATGGCACAAGAGCAAGGGGTGGACATTGCCGATGTGGCAGAGTCAG GCCCAGGACTGGCTTTCATTGCCTATCCCAAAGCTGTCTCCATGATGCCCCTACCAACCTTCTGGGCTATTCTCTTCTTCATCATGCTTCTGCTTCTAGGCCTCGACAGTcag TTTGTCGAAGTGGAAGGACAGATCACATCTCTGGTAGATCTGTATCCATCCTTCCTAAGGAAGGGTTACCGGCGGGAAATCTTTATAGCTATAGTGTGCTCCGTCAGCTATCTTCTTGGACTCTCCATGGTCACCAAG GGTGGCATGTATGTGTTCCAGCTCTTTGACTACTATGCAGCCAGCGGCGTGTGCCTTCTGTGGGTTGCATTCTTTGAATGTATTGCTGTAGCCTGGGTTTATG GTGCTGATAACTTCTACGATGCCATCGAGGACATGATTGGCTACAGACCCAACCCCTGGATGAAATGGAGCTGGACTGTGATCACTCCTGCGCTCTGCGTG GCCTGCTTCGTCTTTTCATTGGTCAAATATAAGCCTTTGACGTACAACAAGATCTACGAGTATCCTGATTGGTCGATCGGAGTGGGCTGGACCCTGGCCCTGGCCTCCATGATTTGCATCCCTATGGTGGTGGTCATCAAGATCATCCAATCGGACGGTCCACTCATCGAG cGTATCAAGGCGGTAGCGGCCCCAGTGCGCGGCGGAGCGAGCTCCCGCCCGGCGGACCACAACCACGGCAAGAGTGGCGAGCTGGGCTACCCCCTGGACCCCAACGGGAACAAGGGCCTGATGAAGCCCACCCACACCATCGTGGAGACCATGATGTAG
- the slc6a6b gene encoding solute carrier family 6 member 6b isoform X2, which translates to MAQKEKLQCLKDFHKDTLKPSPGKSPGTRPEDEAEGKPPQREKWASKLDFLLSVAGGFVGLGNVWRFPYLCYKNGGGAFLIPYFIFLFGGGLPVFFLEVALGQFTSEGGITCWEKLCPIFTGIGYASVVIVSLLNIYYIVILAWGLYYLFQCFQPELPWARCNQPWNTPNCVEDTVRKNKTLWLAANVTNFTSPVTEFWERNVLSISSGIDDLGPVKWDLALCLLAVWVICFFCIWKGVKSTGKVVYVTATFPFLMLIILLIRGVTLPGASVGIKFYLYPDLARLKDPEVWIDAGTQIFFSYAICLGAMTSLGSYNKYKYNCYRDCLLLGALNSGTSFVSGFAIFSVLGFMAQEQGVDIADVAESGPGLAFIAYPKAVSMMPLPTFWAILFFIMLLLLGLDSQFVEVEGQITSLVDLYPSFLRKGYRREIFIAIVCSVSYLLGLSMVTKGGMYVFQLFDYYAASGVCLLWVAFFECIAVAWVYGADNFYDAIEDMIGYRPNPWMKWSWTVITPALCVACFVFSLVKYKPLTYNKIYEYPDWSIGVGWTLALASMICIPMVVVIKIIQSDGPLIERIKAVAAPVRGGASSRPADHNHGKSGELGYPLDPNGNKGLMKPTHTIVETMM; encoded by the exons ATGGCACAGAAAGAGAAGCTGCAGTGTCTGAAGGACTTCCATAAAGACACTCTGAAGCCCTCCCCAGGCAAGAGCCCGGGCACGAGGCCCGAGGACGAGGCGGAGGGAAAGCCGCCCCAGAGGGAGAAGTGGGCGAGCAAGCTTGACTTCCTGCTCTCCGTGGCCGGCGGCTTTGTGGGTTTAGGCAACGTGTGGCGCTTCCCTTACCTCTGCTACAAGAacggtggag gtgcATTTCTCATTCCGTACTTCATCTTCCTGTTTGGAGGGGGACTTCCTGTTTTCTTCCTGGAGGTGGCGCTTGGGCAGTTCACCTCCGAGGGCGGCATCACCTGCTGGGAGAAACTCTGTCCCATCTTTACCG GTATCGGCTATGCCTCCGTCGTGATCGTGTCTCTGCTCAACATATACTACATCGTGATCCTGgcctggggcctgtactacctGTTCCAGTGCTTTCAGCCTGAGCTGCCCTGGGCGCGCTGCAACCAGCCCTGGAACACCCCCAACTGCGTGGAGGACACCGTCCGTAAGAACAAGACCCTCTGGCTGGCTGCTAACGTCACCAACTTCACCTCCCCAGTCACCGAGTTCTGGGA gCGTAATGTGCTGTCCATCTCCAGCGGTATTGACGACCTGGGGCCCGTCAAGTGGGACctggctctctgtctgctgGCCGTCTGGGTCATCTGCTTCTTCTGCATCTGGAAGGGAGTCAAGTCCACTGGAAAG GTGGTGTACGTCACAGCAACCTTCCCTTTCCTCATGCTCATCATCCTGTTGATCCGTGGCGTGACGCTGCCCGGCGCCTCCGTGGGCATCAAGTTCTACCTGTACCCAGACCTGGCTCGCCTCAAGGACCCCGAG GTGTGGATCGACGCGGGGACCCAGATCTTCTTCTCCTACGCCATCTGTCTCGGCGCCATGACGTCCCTGGGAAGCTACAACAAGTACAAATACAACTGCTACAG GGACTGTTTGCTGCTGGGAGCCCTCAACAGCGGTACCAGTTTTGTGTCTGGCTTCGCAATATTTTCCGTCCTGGGCTTCATGGCACAAGAGCAAGGGGTGGACATTGCCGATGTGGCAGAGTCAG GCCCAGGACTGGCTTTCATTGCCTATCCCAAAGCTGTCTCCATGATGCCCCTACCAACCTTCTGGGCTATTCTCTTCTTCATCATGCTTCTGCTTCTAGGCCTCGACAGTcag TTTGTCGAAGTGGAAGGACAGATCACATCTCTGGTAGATCTGTATCCATCCTTCCTAAGGAAGGGTTACCGGCGGGAAATCTTTATAGCTATAGTGTGCTCCGTCAGCTATCTTCTTGGACTCTCCATGGTCACCAAG GGTGGCATGTATGTGTTCCAGCTCTTTGACTACTATGCAGCCAGCGGCGTGTGCCTTCTGTGGGTTGCATTCTTTGAATGTATTGCTGTAGCCTGGGTTTATG GTGCTGATAACTTCTACGATGCCATCGAGGACATGATTGGCTACAGACCCAACCCCTGGATGAAATGGAGCTGGACTGTGATCACTCCTGCGCTCTGCGTG GCCTGCTTCGTCTTTTCATTGGTCAAATATAAGCCTTTGACGTACAACAAGATCTACGAGTATCCTGATTGGTCGATCGGAGTGGGCTGGACCCTGGCCCTGGCCTCCATGATTTGCATCCCTATGGTGGTGGTCATCAAGATCATCCAATCGGACGGTCCACTCATCGAG cGTATCAAGGCGGTAGCGGCCCCAGTGCGCGGCGGAGCGAGCTCCCGCCCGGCGGACCACAACCACGGCAAGAGTGGCGAGCTGGGCTACCCCCTGGACCCCAACGGGAACAAGGGCCTGATGAAGCCCACCCACACCATCGTGGAGACCATGATGTAG